In Cotesia glomerata isolate CgM1 linkage group LG3, MPM_Cglom_v2.3, whole genome shotgun sequence, one genomic interval encodes:
- the LOC123260809 gene encoding FUN14 domain-containing protein 2 codes for MGLPTTRKNRENLSNELREAASSSSSDDTKNYLDKIFGDISKTSATKQIVIGTSSGWMTGFLAMKVGKIAAFSVGGGIIILQIAVHQGYIKVNWDKIQKKAEKVSDTLEEKITGEGPKFLDKVERFVDKKLDKAEDYLKSKKAQGHRWYEKFLGTDNANGVFKPKEMHFFVVSFVAGVLIGSATASY; via the exons ATGGGGTTGCCAACGACAAGAAAGAACCGAGAAAATTTAAGCAACGAGTTAAGGGAGGCTGCTTCCTCCTCGTCTTCAGACGatactaaaaattaccttgacaaaatttttggagatatttcaaaaacttcGGCTACTAAGCAGATTGTTATTGGGACTTCATCGGGATG gATGACGGGTTTCCTGGCAATGAAAGTTGGTAAAATCGCAGCATTCTCTGTTGGCGGAGGTATCATTATTCTTCAGATAGCTGTTCACCAAGGatatattaaagttaattgGGATAAAATTCAGAAGAAGGCAGAAAAAGTATCTGATACTCTTGAGGAAAAAATAACAGGCGAAGGACCCAAATTTTTAGACAAg GTAGAAAGATTTGTGGATAAGAAATTGGATAAAGCTGAAGActatttaaaatcaaagaaGGCACAGGGCCATCGCTGGTATGAAAAATTCCTCGGGACCGACAACGCCAACGGAGTGTTCAAGCCCAAAGAGATGCATTTCTTTGTCGTTTCTTTCGTTGCCGGTGTCCTAATTGGAAGCGCAACCGCTAGTTATtaa
- the LOC123260751 gene encoding gamma-tubulin complex component 5 gives MGTYITNDIYKDLKLLINSLTGFEEKGQTARHFKLCEKFVLSNIKNHNYLPINSHIVRRSVNELKEKFIVHGNYKVAERFTSLVDSLLTSSAFNFDQHPQHDLQWTLLSLLIELSNETSKSIISTGDDSIDALDLGSDDESDDNFDSRTVDLNDSRTDEINWEEYLKEGQQEFFSDFKDAQDSDELSVWSEEDAESNVKNSSKQTLTAGSSQSTFKKKSNSNCPAELSLKSQAKSRSLEKFTRIVESQKWLEFNVENTWWSEKNYQNVQVLSVFPQAHFCEIYESFRQSSEAGKSGTSLISEYQACREVLWMLTHQVVTSSGDYDNIGVVYEKTLDGFSVNKNISIPSLTPKAFQSAFGSFVEYFSMVEKLNCLLENTDVNTSNIKSLFPITYENYSTSVMQYFNRLKEDIIDVEKKSMQRKFNPTTFLTLSKDLEPIIGQLTILSDIHQSVLTDELLKSQTNWEKSYRLLLNLYRQIENSSSRSRTNLCASLYLSSLKIYLNIIDTWLTEGRLEDFRDEFLVFKKNFSNNFESTSSEGGDRIKMASFAIRPIEKDGLVIDPITKKLLRKIEEMGRNIDLLVTLNRISDMWKMNAEIYDSTRIPLSEEFISYVIMELSKYGNDSSEIDHSDQLDAANVDYEIDRSTNASDLSKVLVKETDTDNLENGLDAACLINLEENIRQQIRQINNPFLMKVFQNYLPSLTTPTPSFVNFPPAASSVDTVDFREKNLEDREVKKQWGVINIFDKLEGMSEFILPFRKALEKTLDTILDRRYSCASKLVKNILIDEYKLERHLKLMRSIYMMERGHVMRKFYQLMFQEIETRNLASYRINPYGDLTNILEQVLSDEWRDSSSQNRWSITIVPSDGGNTTRQVIQAIENTTLDYSVDWPINMVLAEPVLVKYNEIFRFQLKLKWALWTLNNLLFTDLEGSSEDMEDFFFHFNARRLECLRFWLLHAIGSIHTYLSGQVLQSLGLILENSLAQAKDLDTIIQIHNDYLDKAHEHCLQTPQFADIMTTINNLLEMCAHIRDRWKRGVKHLMPQELDVMEKKYIKFHTYLALALHNAVQHKEADYLASLTTAFNCSIPQYSN, from the exons ATGGGGACATATATTacaaatgatatttataaagatctgaaattacttataaattcCTTGACTGGTTTTGAG gaaaaagGGCAAACAGCACGTCACTTTAAATTATGTGAAAAATTCGTGCtgtcaaatattaaaaaccaCAATTACTTACCAATAAACAGTCATATTGTCAGAAGATCAGTGAATGagctaaaagaaaaatttatcgttCACGGTAATTACAAAGTTGCTGAAAGATTTACGAGTTTAGTAGACTCTCTGCTTACTTCATCAGCATTCAACTTCGATCAGCATCCGCAGCATGATCTACAGTGGACATTGCTGTCTTTACTGATCGAGCTGTCCAATGAGACAAGCAAGTCGATTATTTCCACCGGCGATGACAGTATCGATGCATTGGATCTCGGCAGTGACGACGAGAGCGATGACAACTTTGACAGTAGAACAGTCGACCTGAATGACAGCAGAACAGATGAAATAAACTGGGAGGAGTATCTCAAGGAAGGCCAACAAGAATTCTTCAGTGACTTCAAAGACGCTCAAGATAGT gaTGAATTATCAGTGTGGTCGGAAGAAGACGCAGAgtcaaatgtaaaaaattcttcCAAGCAAACTCTAACAGCGGGTTCGTCTCAaagtacttttaaaaaaaagtccaACTCTAATTGTCCAGCTGAATTGTCTCTTAAGTCCCAAGCGAAGTCAAGGTCTCTAGAAAAATTCACAAGGATCGTCGAATCTCAGAAGTGGCTGGAGTTCAATGTCGAAAACACTTGGtggagcgaaaaaaattaccaGAATGTCCAAGTACTCAGTGTGTTTCCCCAGGCGCATTTCTGTGAAATTTACGAGAGCTTTCGGCAGTCAAGTGAAGCTGGCAAATCAGGAACTTCCTTAATTTCAGAGTACCAAGCTTGCCGAGAAGTACTCTGGATGCTTACCCACCAAGTAGTCACTTCCTCCGGAGACTATGACAACATTGGAGTAGTCTACGAAAAAACACTAGACGGATTTAgcgtgaataaaaatatttccataCCGAGCCTAACTCCCAAAGCCTTTCAAAGCGCGTTTGGTAGCTTTgttgaatatttttctatgGTAGAGAAGCTTAATTGTTTGTTGGAGAATACTGATGTCAATACAAGCAACATTAAATCTTTATTTCCGATTACTTATGAAAATTACAGCACATCTGTAATGCAGTATTTCAATAGATTAAAGGAAGATATTATTGAtgtggaaaaaaaatcaatgcaGCGTAAATTTAATCCCACGACATTCCTGACTCTGTCTAAAGATTTGGAACCTATTATTGGACAATTAACTATTCTCAGTGATATTCATCAGTCGGTATTGACTGATGAGCTGTTGAAGAGTCAGACAAATTGGGAAAAAAGCTACCGGTTGCTTTTGAATTTATATCGtcaaattgaaaattcatCCAGTCGTAGTCGTACTAATCTTTGTGCTAGTCTCTACTTGTcgagtttgaaaatttatttaaatattatagacACGTGGTTGACTGAAGGAAGACTGGAGGATTTTCGTGATGAATTTTtggtgtttaaaaaaaattttagcaacAATTTTGAGAGCACTAGTTCCGAAGGCGGAGATAGAATTAAAATGGCATCGTTCGCTATAAGGCCGATAGAAAAAGACGGGTTGGTAATTGATCcgattactaaaaaattgttgaggAAAATAGAAGAAATGGGAAGAAATATTGATCTGCTTGTTACGTTAAATAGAATTTCAGACATGTGGAAAATGAATGCTGAGATTTATGACTCAACAAGAATCCCGTTGAGtgaagaatttatttcttatgttATTATGGAGTTGAGTAAGTACGGAAATGATTCCAGTGAGATTGATCACAGTGATCAACTGGATGCTGCTAATGTAGATTATGAAATTGATAGGAGTACAAATGCCAGTGATTTGTCAAAAGTTTTGGTGAAAGAAACAGATACGGATAATTTGGAAAATGGATTGGACGCAGCGTGCTTGATAAACCTTGAAGAGAATATTCGACAGCAAATTCGGCAAATAAATAATCCGTTTCTCATGAAAGTCTTCCAAAATTATCTGCCCTCTCTGACGACACCCACACCgagttttgtaaattttccaCCAGCTGCTAGTAGTGTGGATACTGTTGATTTTAgagagaaaaatttagaagatagagaagttaaaaaacagTGGGGAGTGATAAATATCTTTGATAAATTAGAAGGCATGTCGGAATTTATACTCCCATTTCGCAAAGCTTTAGAAAAAACCTTGGACACTATACTGGATCGTCGTTACTCGTGTGCTTCTaaattggtaaaaaatattcttatcgATGAGTATAAGCTTGAGAggcatttaaaattaatgcgGTCTATTTATATGATGGAGCGAGGCCATGTTATGAGGAAGTTTTATCAACTTATGTTCcaagaa atTGAGACCCGTAACTTGGCGTCGTATCGCATAAATCCCTACGGGgacttaacaaatattttggaaCAAGTTCTGTCGGATGAATGGAGAGACTCAAGTTCGCAAAATCGTTGGTCAATTACAATAGTACCCTCAGATGGAGGTAACACCACGCGACAAGTTATTCAAGCCATCGAAAATACAACACTTGATTATTCTGTTGATTGGCCGATAAATATGGTCCTAGCTGAACCGGTGTTAGTCAAGtacaatgaaatatttagatttcaattaaaattaaaatgggcTTTATGGACCCtgaataatttgttatttacag atCTTGAGGGAAGTTCTGAAGACATGGAAGATTTCTTCTTCCATTTCAATGCCAGAAGATTAGAATGCTTACGGTTTTGGCTGCTCCACGCGATCGGATCTATTCACACTTATCTATCAGGTCAAGTTCTTCAAAGTTTAGGCCTCATTTTGGAGAACTCATTGGCACAAGCCAAAGATCTTGATACTATCATTCAGATTCACAATGATTATCTTGATAAAGCTCATGAGCATTGTTTACAAACTCCACAATTTGCTGATATCATGACgacaataaataat TTGCTGGAAATGTGTGCTCACATACGTGACCGTTGGAAGCGAGGTGTTAAGCACTTGATGCCTCAAGAGTTGGATGTGATGgagaaaaaatacataaagttCCATACTTATTTAGCATTGGCGCTCCACAACGCGGTACAGCACAAAGAAGCCGATTACT tggcCAGCTTAACAACTGCTTTTAATTGCAGTATACCACAATACAGCAATTAA
- the LOC123260776 gene encoding ras-related GTP-binding protein C, which yields MSNMDDDDQYQGGYDVGSFPQDFGYPPFVDGDETTEDSATNLLLAGEQKPRILLMGLRRSGKSSIQKVVFHKMSPNETLFLESTNKIIKDDISNSSFVQFQIWDFPGQIDFFDPNFDSEMIFGGCGALVFVIDAQDDYMEALNKLHLTVTKAYKVNQAIKFEVFIHKVDGLSDDYKMETQRDIHTRANDDLLDSNYDQIHLSFHLTSIYDHSIFEAFSKVVQKLIPQLPTLENLLNILISNSGIEKAFLFDVVSKIYIATDSSPVDMQSYELCCDMIDVVIDVSCIYGLREDLDAAAFDNQSSSLIKLNNGTILYLREVNKFLALVCILREDNFDRQGVIDYNFLCFRKAIQQVFELRNKTSDTNDHSPSSPSSVPPAPPLPPAESPSLSPTSNNEPAVGSTTTTPPISALSLASNTNPAAASINQPAVGNLNQNGSIAIAQN from the exons ATGTCTAATATG gATGACGATGATCAGTATCAGGGAGGTTATGACGTCGGGTCATTCCCTCAAGATTTTGGCTACCCACCGTTTGTTGACGGTGATGAGACCACAGAAGATTCCGCTACTAATTTATTGTTAGCTGGCGAACAAAAACCTCGGATATTATTGATGGGTCTTAGGAg gagtGGAAAATCGTCAATTCAAAAAGTTGTCTTTCACAAAATGTCACCAAACGAGACACTATTTCTCGAGAGtacaaacaaaataataaaagacgACATAAGCAACTCGAGCTTTGTACAATTTCAAATATGGGATTTTCCTGGTcaaatagattttttcgacCCGAATTTCGACAGCGAGATGATTTTCGGGGGCTGTGGAGCACTCGTTTTCGTAATTGATGCCCAAGATGATTACATGGAAGCGTTAAACAAACTTCATTTGACTGTGACGAAAGCTTATAAAGTCAATCAGGctataaaatttgaagtttttattCACAAAGTCGATGGGCTGTCGGATGACTACAAAATGGAAACACAAAGAGACATTCATACTCGAGCTAACGATGATTTATTAGACTCTAATTACGATCAAATTCATTTGAGCTTTCATTTGACCTCCATTTACGATCACAGTATTTTTGAAGCCTTCAGTAAAGTTGTACAGAAGCTTATTCCTCAACTACCGACACTTGAGAatcttttgaatattttaatatcg aaCTCGGGAATAGAAAAGGCTTTTTTGTTCGACGtcgtttcaaaaatttacatcGCTACAGACAGTTCTCCAGTAGACATGCAAAGTTATGAACTCTGTTGTGATATGATAGATGTTGTTATTGATGTGTCTTGTATATACGg tcttaggGAAGATTTAGACGCAGCGGCCTTCGACAATCAAAGCTCaagtttgataaaacttaACAATGGAACAATACTCTATTTACGTGAAGTCAATAAATTCCTTGCACTAGTTTGTATACTCCGAGAGGACAATTTTGACAGACAAGGAGTGATAGATTACAACTTTCTGTGCTTTAGAAAAGCTATTCAACAAGTGTTTGAATTACGCAATAAAACGTCAGATACTAATGACCACTCACCATCTTCACCGTCATCAGTACCACCCGCACCACCACTACCTCCTGCAGAATCTCCCTCGTTGTCACCTACTAGTAATAACGAACCCGCGGTCGGGAGTACCACCACGACACCACCAATCAGTGCTTTATCGCTGGCATCTAACACAAATCCTGCAGCAGCTTCCATCAATCAGCCTGCGGTGGGAAATCTTAACCAGAACGGATCTATTGCCATCGCACAAAATTAG